From the genome of Coleofasciculaceae cyanobacterium, one region includes:
- a CDS encoding glycosyltransferase family 2 protein, with amino-acid sequence MSVLSTQITLEDLPAPPPDKIGWPWTEASQLLPPNMPDGQPWPLISIITPSYNQSRFLEKTIRSVLLQSYPNLEYIVIDGGSSDRSVDIIKKYESYLTYWVSEKDKGQAHAINKGFDRATGKIFAWLNSDDIYLPEALSLVAERFNQEDNHTGALVGIGHKVDETGKIVYTPPRGPELNFQSFLNWHKSHFMQPSCFFTREAWELCGLLDESLNYCMDVDLWLKISQKFFFKKLDTVLSHATVHQEAKTTAQKEQTIVENALLIMDYGARDIAYQDLMGLADALVDANQKIQSITFSPVYKIIGPIYRIVRYVNQFFGDLIKKYSCKIFNRIDRNV; translated from the coding sequence ATGTCAGTTTTAAGCACACAGATTACTTTAGAAGATTTACCCGCACCACCACCAGATAAGATAGGATGGCCCTGGACAGAAGCCAGTCAACTTTTGCCTCCAAATATGCCAGATGGTCAACCTTGGCCTTTAATTAGCATTATTACACCTAGCTATAACCAAAGCCGTTTTTTAGAGAAAACTATTCGCTCGGTATTACTGCAAAGTTATCCTAATTTGGAGTATATCGTGATTGATGGTGGAAGTAGCGATCGCAGTGTAGATATTATTAAAAAGTACGAGTCTTACTTAACATATTGGGTTAGCGAGAAAGATAAAGGACAAGCTCACGCTATTAACAAAGGGTTTGATCGAGCTACAGGTAAAATTTTTGCATGGTTAAATAGCGATGATATTTATCTTCCCGAAGCTTTATCTTTAGTTGCAGAAAGGTTTAACCAAGAAGATAATCATACTGGCGCATTAGTTGGAATCGGTCATAAAGTAGATGAAACAGGAAAAATAGTTTATACTCCGCCGCGAGGACCTGAATTAAACTTTCAGTCTTTTCTTAACTGGCATAAATCTCATTTTATGCAGCCATCCTGTTTTTTCACTAGGGAAGCATGGGAACTCTGCGGACTTTTAGATGAGAGCCTTAATTACTGTATGGATGTAGATTTATGGCTCAAAATATCTCAAAAATTCTTTTTTAAAAAACTAGATACAGTATTATCTCATGCCACCGTTCATCAAGAGGCAAAGACTACGGCTCAAAAAGAGCAAACTATTGTAGAGAATGCGCTTTTAATTATGGATTATGGCGCAAGAGATATTGCTTATCAAGATTTGATGGGGCTAGCTGATGCTTTAGTCGATGCTAATCAAAAAATTCAATCGATTACATTTAGTCCAGTTTATAAAATTATTGGACCAATTTATCGAATAGTCAGATATGTTAATCAATTTTTTGGTGATTTAATTAAAAAATATTCTTGTAAAATCTTTAATAGAATCGACCGAAATGTTTGA
- a CDS encoding glycosyltransferase family 4 protein — MFDKKVILFAPDFKPLTGGVAEYTYHLAKELNELNKLDRVITTIHQEQQYEFTVEGLNKQKHDRHLGKRPGDNIALGRKINSLIYFGKLYLFTLASFIKILIARKSTSLLITYTENLYSKIIIRLCNLLTIEYGVCIHGLDVIKLSTEDKFYLQEIGQNAKPIIFNSLATQNLFKSLFSDINSNSYLLYPGINTNDCERLAFFSIEQLEERFKINLKNKTIILSVARHIKRKGLDIGIKAAALLYKEYDNFIYLIAGDGAEFSNYKALITAHNLQNKVFLIEKITESEKFSLLNLSSIFLMPNRGLNNTDFEGFGISFIEASYFKNVIIGGRNGGAVEAVKDKITGFLVDTEQEKAEREVSNILKNLIDNPHLINKMGNEGKKYVLENFVTKNIVFNFAKNLTRLFVKSAMK; from the coding sequence ATGTTTGATAAAAAAGTTATCCTTTTTGCACCTGATTTCAAGCCTTTAACTGGTGGCGTAGCGGAATATACATACCATCTTGCAAAAGAATTAAATGAGTTAAATAAGCTTGATCGTGTCATTACTACAATCCATCAAGAACAACAATATGAATTTACTGTTGAAGGTTTAAACAAGCAAAAACACGATCGTCATTTAGGAAAAAGACCAGGAGACAATATTGCTTTGGGGCGTAAAATAAATTCTTTAATTTATTTTGGTAAATTATATTTATTTACTTTAGCAAGCTTTATCAAAATTTTAATAGCTCGTAAATCTACATCTTTGCTAATAACGTATACAGAAAATCTTTATTCCAAAATAATTATTAGGTTATGCAATTTACTTACCATAGAATATGGTGTTTGTATACATGGATTGGATGTAATTAAATTATCTACAGAAGATAAATTTTATTTGCAAGAGATTGGACAAAATGCTAAACCAATAATTTTTAACTCTTTAGCAACTCAAAATTTATTTAAATCTTTATTCTCTGATATTAATAGTAATTCTTATTTATTATATCCAGGTATAAATACTAACGATTGCGAAAGACTAGCTTTTTTTTCTATAGAGCAGCTTGAAGAAAGATTTAAGATTAATTTAAAAAATAAGACTATTATCTTATCTGTTGCCAGACATATTAAAAGAAAAGGTTTAGATATTGGAATTAAAGCTGCTGCTTTATTATACAAAGAATATGATAATTTTATTTATCTTATTGCTGGAGATGGAGCGGAATTTAGTAATTATAAAGCTTTGATTACAGCTCATAATCTCCAAAACAAAGTCTTTTTAATAGAAAAAATTACTGAATCAGAAAAGTTTAGTTTGTTAAATTTAAGTTCAATATTTCTTATGCCTAATCGCGGATTGAATAATACTGACTTTGAAGGCTTTGGTATTAGTTTTATTGAAGCATCTTATTTTAAAAATGTAATTATTGGAGGCAGAAATGGCGGTGCAGTAGAAGCAGTAAAAGATAAAATTACTGGGTTTTTAGTAGATACAGAACAAGAAAAAGCGGAACGAGAAGTAAGTAATATACTTAAAAACTTAATCGATAATCCTCATTTAATTAATAAAATGGGTAACGAAGGTAAAAAGTATGTATTAGAAAATTTCGTGACAAAAAATATAGTTTTTAACTTTGCCAAAAATCTAACTAGATTATTTGTCAAATCAGCAATGAAGTAA
- a CDS encoding glycosyltransferase family A protein, which produces MNSLVSVIIPCYNSERWITEAIDSILAQTYPNIEIIVVDDDSTDSSL; this is translated from the coding sequence ATGAATTCTTTAGTTTCTGTTATCATTCCTTGTTATAATTCCGAACGCTGGATTACCGAAGCGATCGACAGTATTTTAGCTCAAACTTATCCAAATATTGAAATAATTGTTGTCGATGATGATTCGACAGATTCTAGTTTATAA
- a CDS encoding FkbM family methyltransferase, translating to MIKLIKILRKLNLLDCFSLLKNIKINNTQIKIPLINGLGYDLLNAARRECWLDNIIQSALKTKKGIFIDVGVNLGQTLLKVKSTQLNNNYIGFEPNSICSTYVKKLISVNNWHNCHIIPVGLANESSVLSLFMNNDIDPSASIAQDFRDETFYSSHTYVPVFQGDYLLSQLGVNSISVIKIDVEGAELEVIQGLQNSIAKYNPYILCEVLPVYNSNTTQVNSRKRKQDLLENLIKESGYKIYRIMHDGKLMAINTIGVHSDLSICEYIFVPEAHEANFFKSYLSNTTEYTNEYSVVTN from the coding sequence ATGATTAAGCTTATTAAAATATTACGCAAACTAAACTTACTCGATTGCTTTAGTTTATTGAAAAATATTAAAATTAATAATACTCAAATAAAAATCCCACTAATTAATGGTTTAGGTTATGATTTGTTGAATGCAGCACGTCGCGAATGTTGGCTAGACAATATTATTCAAAGTGCTTTGAAAACTAAGAAAGGAATATTTATTGATGTTGGAGTAAACCTAGGTCAGACTCTTTTAAAAGTAAAGTCTACTCAGTTAAATAATAACTATATTGGTTTTGAGCCAAATTCAATTTGCTCTACCTATGTTAAAAAACTAATTAGTGTTAATAATTGGCATAATTGTCACATTATTCCTGTTGGTTTGGCAAATGAATCTTCTGTATTAAGTTTATTCATGAACAATGATATAGACCCCTCAGCAAGTATTGCTCAAGATTTTAGAGATGAAACTTTCTATTCTTCTCATACCTATGTTCCCGTATTTCAAGGAGATTATTTATTAAGTCAACTTGGGGTTAATTCAATTTCAGTTATTAAAATTGATGTAGAAGGAGCAGAACTTGAAGTAATTCAAGGTCTTCAAAACTCAATAGCCAAGTATAATCCGTACATTTTGTGCGAAGTTCTTCCCGTTTACAATTCAAATACTACTCAAGTAAACTCAAGAAAAAGAAAACAAGATTTATTAGAAAATCTCATCAAAGAAAGTGGCTATAAAATCTACAGAATTATGCATGACGGCAAACTTATGGCTATAAATACAATTGGCGTGCATTCCGATCTTTCTATTTGCGAGTATATTTTTGTACCTGAAGCACATGAGGCTAATTTTTTCAAATCTTATTTATCTAATACTACCGAATATACAAATGAATATTCGGTAGTAACAAACTAA